Sequence from the Phaeodactylum tricornutum CCAP 1055/1 chromosome 4, whole genome shotgun sequence genome:
AGTACAACGGAACAACTGCTCAGCTTTCCCTAGCGTGGCTCTTCCACAAGGCCAACGAACTTGGTGTGGCTGTAGTTCCTATTCCGGGATCTACAAAGCTGAGCCACGCAATTAGCAATCTGGATTCAACCAAGATTGAAATTTCTGACGAAGATACAGCCACGTTGGAAGGATTGGCTGCTCAAGTGGCGGGGGCACGGGGTGGCGAAGACTACACGGGAATAGCAATCGAAGCGCAAGACTAACCAGTCAAAGCTGCTTTCAATGAATAAATGTATGAATAATGGACTCTAATCTTTAGGAAGCAATGACCGGTTTCATCACTTACTCTGTAACGTAGCTAGCTAGATTAGGTTACTTCTGGGCGAGCAAACGTAACAATTAGTACCCGCAGTTTTCATTGACATGGCTGCTCTGGCCTTCGCCCGGCTTAAGGAGTCCTGCCTTCGTACGTTCTCAGGTTTGCATACCGTGCTTCACTGTGAGAATATCGACACGTGTAAAGAGAGAAGACCTTGCTCGCGTCCGTTGTGACTTACATTGTGATACACCGTTTGTCGCACCGACTCGCAGTCACCCGTCCAAGCCCCTTTGAGAGTGAGTATTGGACGACGGACCTACGTTGTCTGTTGGCTACACGACCcctgcttactgttagtgtgCAGGGGAAGAACCGACCGTGGAAGACGCTGTTGCCTCCCGGTGCCCAAAACCGACGCCGACCTTTTGTAAAGGTCCGACAAATATTACCTGTAAACCAAATTGCGTTCGGCTCGGGCAAGCCCGTAGATCAACGACTCTTCCTTGTTTCCAGCGATTGCAAGTAGTAGAGCAATCGAGTATTTATTGCTTACGCTTTGGCGAGATTCTATTAGATTCTAGAGTTCCATAGTCTGGACTCGAAAGCGGCCACTTCTCCCATTAGTTTTTTGGCATCTCatctttttcgacgacgttCGCTCCACAGCAAGATGGTGCAATTTAACAAGATGTTCGTCATGCTTCCGGTCATGTTTGCGGCTCGCAAACTTGATGGAGAGGATCCCAACATCGTGAATATGCTGCGAATTGCGTACGCCGTTATGCAGGTGGTTTGTGTTTCGGCGGTCCTTTACGTTTATCTCAAAGCCCAGGCAATCAAGGACGACAAGGTCGTTTACGTTCCCCCGGCAGCCACGGTACGTCTGCTGCGATTCTCGTAGTCTCGTTGATTTGTGTCGATCTATTATTTGTGACGCGCGAGATCTTGTCTTTTTGCTTCCACACAAAGGCCGTCGTCCTCACTCGGTTTCCTCGTTCGCCACACCGTGTCAACTACCCTCCACATACACACAGCCGTTTGCCGATCccaacgccaagaaaaagtacaCTGAAGTAGCGTACGGTGCTCACGTGGTATCGACGGCGCGATCCTTGGTCGGATCCACCCTTTTCGGCGTGGCGCTGACCGTGGGTCTGCACGTGTACAAGGGCATGGTCGTAGGCCTCGCTATTCAAACCGTCATGGGTCCCTTGAACCTCGCCGAGAACGCCCTCGTCAAGGCGCTCTTCCTCGGGCAGGGTATTGCGCCGGAGCACAAGATTTTCGACGAAAAGACGGCGGATGATCTCACgcccgacgacgaagtcgtGGATGGATCCGGAAACATTGTGGTCCGGAATGCGGGTACGGCTGTTAAAGACAAGGAAGCCAAGAAGTCTTTGGAAGACATCCTGTTGGATACCTGGGATGCCGGTGCCAAGGCCGACCTCGGATCTCTGATGGAAGCCTTAAACAAAAAGAATTGCAATTATCAAACGAAAGCGGATCACTGGACGCCCATTATGATTCTGGCTGGATTAGGGGCGAAGGGCACGGCGAGCGCCATTCGAGCCGTCTTGGACATGGGAGCCAATCCAGCTGTAGTCGACGTCGAAGGATGGAATGCATTACATTGGGCCGCCTTTCATAACAGTGCGGAAGGAGCCCGCGCACTGACCTCGGAGACACAGCTACTCAAGGTACAAGATAAGGAAGGAAATACACCGGTGGAGACGGCACGAAAggaaggcaacgacgaagtAGCCAACATCTTAGAAGCAGCCCTGGGCGAGAATAAGAAAAGTAAATAAAGATAGCACTCGTTTCCAATGTGAACTTTGTGGGGACCGTGCGTGGTAGACTGGGGCTGGGCTCGATCCTTTCGTGTGTTTCGAAACTTTCCCCGGTAGATCTTCCAACACGTACTGGCTAGAAATCTCGCTGCCTACGTCTACACACGTGAATACTATGGCAAAGGTAGACAACTCGCGGGTGTGGGTTGCTCCCTTAGACCTTTCCCGTCTCACTAGCGACCAAAGTATACTCTTAGAATGGGGGTTTTAGAAAAAGCACACGACACTGCAGCAAAGTGCCGATACGTGGAAGTGACTTGCCCGATTCTAAAAACGACCTTGTAGGGCCTCGAAATCAAAAAAGCCTTTCGCGCAAATTTATACCACACCACCTCCGTAGCCACGTTCGTAGGCGTACATGTCGGGGTAATCACGAGCACTACCGGGTCGTCGTTTGATGAGCGAAGggccttcctttttcagAGCGGCGACGGTCGGTGTTCCCAGTAGACCCATGGCACGGTCCAGCTCCACTTTGAGAATATCGTAGGCCTTGATGACACCGGCGGTACCGCCAGCGGCGAGTCCCCAGAGGTACGGTTTCCCGACACCGACCGCGTCGGCACCCAAGGCCAAGGCCTTGCAAATGTCGGTACCGCGCTGTACACCACCGTCCATAATGATTTCGACATCTGGACCAACGGCTGCACGAATGGAAGGGAGGACGTCAATTGTCGCGGGTGAGGTTTCGAGCTGTCGGGCACCGTGGTTGGAAACCCAGATACTGGAGAAGCCGATTTCGATGGCTTTCTTGGCGTCTTCCGGACGGACAACACCCTTGGGAGCGGCCGGTCCGTTCCATTCGCCCAAAAGCCATTCGGCATCGGACCAGCTGAACTCGGGCGACAACTGACTGTTGACAAAGGCGGCGAGTGAGTCAGCCGGAACGTCGGTATTGATACAGGCATAGGTGTAAGGTTCGTGTGAGAGAAAGTCGTAGGTCCAGGCCGGCTTTCGGATGGCTTCAATGGTCTGGGTGATGTTGTACTTGGGTGGAATGGAAAAGTCGTTACGGATATCACGTTCACGGTTTCCGTACCAAGTGAAATCTACGGTGAGGGCCAAAGCGTTGAAGCCTccttccttggctttggcgaGGACATCCTTGACGAGTTCACGGTCTTTCCAGACGTAAAGTTGAAAGACCTTGGGTCCGTTGAATAGCTCGCCAATTTCGGTAATACCGGTCGTTGCGAGGGAAGAGAGTCCGTACATGGTTCCGTGGTGTTCGGCAGCTTTGGCCGCCGCTGTCTCCCCTTCCCAGT
This genomic interval carries:
- a CDS encoding predicted protein gives rise to the protein MVQFNKMFVMLPVMFAARKLDGEDPNIVNMLRIAYAVMQVVCVSAVLYVYLKAQAIKDDKVVYVPPAATPFADPNAKKKYTEVAYGAHVVSTARSLVGSTLFGVALTVGLHVYKGMVVGLAIQTVMGPLNLAENALVKALFLGQGIAPEHKIFDEKTADDLTPDDEVVDGSGNIVVRNAGTAVKDKEAKKSLEDILLDTWDAGAKADLGSLMEALNKKNCNYQTKADHWTPIMILAGLGAKGTASAIRAVLDMGANPAVVDVEGWNALHWAAFHNSAEGARALTSETQLLKVQDKEGNTPVETARKEGNDEVANILEAALGENKKSK
- a CDS encoding glycolate oxidase (Putative Glycolate- FMN-dependent dehydrogenase. Close to glycolate oxidase & L-lactate dehydrogenase Enzyme involved in glycolate metabolism), with product MIFNPHKLGLHKILKHIPLNAIFDAPYKRKLARAVNIADLRLIAKSRAHKMVFDYLDAGADDEISLRRGKDAYSEFEMHYKVLAGIKPPLDLSTKIFGQDVTLPFFGCPTAGNRMFHWEGETAAAKAAEHHGTMYGLSSLATTGITEIGELFNGPKVFQLYVWKDRELVKDVLAKAKEGGFNALALTVDFTWYGNRERDIRNDFSIPPKYNITQTIEAIRKPAWTYDFLSHEPYTYACINTDVPADSLAAFVNSQLSPEFSWSDAEWLLGEWNGPAAPKGVVRPEDAKKAIEIGFSSIWVSNHGARQLETSPATIDVLPSIRAAVGPDVEIIMDGGVQRGTDICKALALGADAVGVGKPYLWGLAAGGTAGVIKAYDILKVELDRAMGLLGTPTVAALKKEGPSLIKRRPGSARDYPDMYAYERGYGGGVV